A single window of Vanessa atalanta chromosome 27, ilVanAtal1.2, whole genome shotgun sequence DNA harbors:
- the LOC125074335 gene encoding chorion class CA protein ERA.1-like yields MSTFAFLLLCVQACLVQNVYSQYIGGPLGCGYEAGLAGPLGYGRGLGLAGLGYEAGLIGPAGYGLGLGLGAPCGAAYGGAGVGDVAVAGEMAVAGNTLVAGQVPILGAVEFGGIVPAAGAVSIAGSCGCGCNGGYIY; encoded by the exons ATGTCTACCTTCGCTTTCCTCCTCCTCTGCGTCCAAGCTTGCTTGGTTCAG aatgtaTACAGCCAGTACATCGGAGGTCCTCTTGGATGTGGATATGAAGCCGGTCTGGCTGGACCCCTTGGCTATGGCCGAGGCCTAGGCCTCGCTGGTTTAGGCTACGAAGCCGGTCTCATTGGTCCCGCTGGTTACGGATTGGGCCTTGGTCTTGGTGCTCCATGCGGTGCTGCCTACGGAGGTGCAGGTGTCGGCGATGTAGCTGTAGCAGGTGAGATGGCCGTCGCTGGTAACACCCTAGTCGCTGGTCAAGTGCCGATCCTCGGTGCCGTCGAGTTCGGAGGCATCGTTCCAGCTGCCGGAGCTGTCTCCATCGCCGGTAGCTGCGGTTGCGGCTGCAATGGTGGCTACATCTActga
- the LOC125074332 gene encoding chorion class B protein PC10-like — MFKAVLLVCAQALLIQSIAGQYIGAGYGAPYALAGGCGCGVAVPASSGGGLGVASASPIPPNGVSVLSENAIEGPLAVAGALPFLGTVALEGVLPTAGAGVVNYGCGNGAVAIVEELAPAGLAGPLGYGLGPYGALDGFGYGIGGLAGPYRGGCGYGALI; from the exons ATGTTCAAGGCTGTGCTTTTGGTCTGCGCCCAGGCGCTCTTGATCCAG TCCATTGCTGGACAGTACATCGGTGCTGGATATGGAGCTCCTTACGCTCTTGCCGGTGGTTGTGGTTGCGGAGTTGCCGTCCCTGCCTCTAGCGGTGGTGGTCTCGGTGTCGCCAGTGCTTCTCCTATCCCACCAAACGGAGTATCTGTGCTCTCAGAAAACGCTATCGAAGGACCTCTCGCTGTAGCCGGTGCTCTACCGTTCTTGGGAACCGTCGCTCTGGAAGGTGTTCTGCCAACTGCTGGTGCTGGTGTTGTCAACTACGGATGTGGTAACGGAGCCGTCGCCATTGTGGAGGAACTCGCTCCCGCTGGCCTTGCTGGCCCACTCGGCTACGGCCTTGGTCCTTATGGTGCTCTCGACGGTTTCGGCTACGGCATCGGTGGTCTGGCTGGTCCTTATCGCGGTGGTTGCGGCTATGGTGCCCTcatctaa